One Paraburkholderia kururiensis DNA window includes the following coding sequences:
- a CDS encoding MFS transporter, translating into MSTPSSALAGHGKAAGLTQGLIALFAFSCGAIVANLYYAQPITELIGPSLQMSDGTASLIVSLTQIGYALGLFFIVPLGDLLENRKLMIATAVVSIASLAAASVLHSAGAFLAVSLLVGFSSVAVQILIPLAAHLAPDHSRGRVVGTVMGGLLLGILLSRPLSSIVAGHFGWRVVFAGAAVVMTIVTTVLAFTIAPRKPDHRATYFELIGSLLHLGRTMPVLRHRALYQGLMFASFSLFWTAVPIELTRHYGLSQTAIGVFALVGAIGATSAPVAGRLADAGHSLRATLVALVAGALAFAPALVHPAWGVAGLVVTGIVLDFAAQMNMVLGQREIYALHAASRNRLNALYMTSIFVGGAIGSALASVLYEHGGWPLVAGVAMAFPVVALLHFLAVGRPHVRNQAARAAPSA; encoded by the coding sequence ATGTCCACGCCGTCAAGCGCGCTGGCCGGCCACGGCAAGGCCGCCGGCCTCACCCAGGGCCTCATCGCGCTCTTCGCCTTCAGTTGCGGCGCCATCGTCGCGAACCTGTATTACGCGCAGCCGATCACCGAACTGATCGGGCCGTCGCTGCAGATGTCGGACGGCACGGCGAGCCTCATCGTCTCGCTCACACAGATCGGCTACGCGCTCGGCCTCTTCTTCATCGTGCCGCTCGGCGATCTGCTCGAAAACCGCAAGCTCATGATCGCGACCGCCGTGGTCTCCATCGCGAGCCTGGCCGCCGCGTCGGTCCTGCATTCGGCGGGGGCATTCCTCGCGGTCTCGCTGCTGGTCGGCTTCAGCTCGGTCGCGGTGCAGATCCTGATTCCGCTCGCCGCGCATCTCGCGCCCGACCATTCGCGCGGCCGCGTGGTGGGCACCGTCATGGGCGGACTGCTGCTCGGCATTCTGCTGTCCCGGCCGCTTTCCAGCATCGTGGCCGGGCACTTCGGCTGGCGTGTGGTGTTCGCAGGCGCCGCGGTCGTCATGACCATCGTCACCACCGTGCTCGCGTTCACCATCGCGCCGCGCAAGCCCGATCATCGCGCCACCTATTTCGAACTGATCGGCTCGCTGCTGCACCTCGGGCGCACGATGCCCGTGCTGCGCCATCGCGCGCTGTACCAGGGACTCATGTTCGCGTCGTTCAGCCTTTTCTGGACCGCGGTGCCGATCGAACTCACGCGTCACTACGGGCTTTCGCAGACCGCCATCGGCGTGTTCGCGCTGGTGGGCGCCATCGGCGCAACGTCGGCGCCCGTGGCGGGCCGGCTGGCCGATGCGGGCCACTCGCTGCGCGCCACGCTCGTCGCACTCGTGGCCGGTGCGCTCGCCTTTGCGCCGGCGCTGGTTCATCCCGCGTGGGGCGTGGCGGGCCTCGTCGTGACGGGCATCGTGCTCGACTTCGCCGCGCAGATGAACATGGTGCTCGGCCAGCGCGAAATCTATGCGCTGCACGCGGCAAGCCGCAATCGGCTGAACGCGCTGTACATGACGAGCATCTTCGTGGGCGGCGCCATCGGTTCGGCACTGGCCAGCGTGCTCTACGAGCATGGCGGCTGGCCGCTCGTGGCGGGCGTGGCCATGGCGTTCCCCGTTGTCGCGCTGCTGCATTTTCTCGCGGTGGGCCGGCCGCATGTGCGCAATCAGGCAGCGCGCGCGGCACCTTCGGCATGA
- a CDS encoding LysR family transcriptional regulator, with the protein MDKLLALTTLLEVADAGGFARAAQRLGVATSSVTRLMDALEASLGTALLTRTPRRVSLTDAGAAYVAQVSKLLDELAEADESVLDSGAEPVGALRVTVPSTYNRIVLAPHLAAFLDAYPRVALDVLVSDRFVDLALERIDVALRIGLPSSDPGLIARTLAANPRFVVASAAYIERVGAPQTPAELAERECVRIAYGGSYRARQVWTFTRNGSEERVPVRGRLLSNSLDMLLEAVHAGQGFALLPDWLVNEPLAAGRLLRFFPDYCVTPQSGEVVAYAAYLPNRRNSSKVRALLQFLEARLALREGA; encoded by the coding sequence ATGGACAAACTGCTCGCCCTTACGACGCTGCTCGAAGTGGCCGACGCCGGCGGCTTCGCCCGGGCCGCGCAGCGGCTTGGCGTGGCGACGTCGTCGGTGACGCGGCTCATGGATGCGCTCGAAGCGTCGCTCGGCACCGCGCTGCTCACGCGCACGCCGCGCCGCGTGAGCCTCACGGACGCCGGCGCGGCCTACGTGGCGCAAGTCTCGAAGCTGCTCGACGAACTCGCCGAGGCCGACGAGAGCGTGCTGGACAGCGGCGCCGAACCCGTGGGCGCGCTGCGCGTGACGGTGCCCTCCACGTACAACCGCATCGTGCTGGCGCCGCATCTGGCCGCGTTCCTCGACGCCTACCCGCGCGTGGCGCTCGACGTGCTGGTGTCCGACCGCTTCGTCGATCTCGCGCTCGAACGTATCGACGTGGCGCTGCGCATCGGGCTGCCGTCGAGCGACCCCGGCCTGATCGCGAGAACGCTGGCCGCGAACCCGCGTTTCGTGGTGGCGAGCGCGGCCTATATCGAACGTGTGGGCGCGCCGCAAACGCCCGCGGAACTGGCGGAACGCGAGTGCGTGCGCATTGCCTACGGCGGCAGTTATCGCGCGCGCCAGGTGTGGACCTTCACGCGCAACGGCAGCGAGGAACGCGTGCCGGTGCGCGGCCGGCTGCTATCGAACAGCCTCGACATGCTGCTCGAAGCCGTGCATGCGGGGCAGGGCTTCGCGTTGTTGCCCGACTGGCTGGTGAACGAGCCCCTCGCCGCCGGCCGCCTGCTGCGTTTCTTTCCCGACTATTGCGTCACGCCCCAAAGCGGCGAGGTGGTGGCCTACGCGGCGTATCTGCCGAACCGGCGCAATTCGTCGAAGGTGCGTGCGTTGCTGCAGTTTCTCGAAGCGCGGCTCGCGCTGCGCGAAGGCGCGTAG
- a CDS encoding CsbD family protein, translating to MNKDQVKGVAEKVKGKVNEQVGKATDNPARELKGDLQQGAGQARKDIGDMKEAVKDDASRRH from the coding sequence ATGAACAAAGACCAGGTAAAGGGCGTAGCCGAAAAGGTGAAAGGTAAGGTTAACGAACAGGTGGGCAAGGCCACCGACAACCCGGCTCGCGAACTCAAGGGCGATCTGCAGCAAGGCGCCGGCCAGGCGCGCAAGGATATTGGCGACATGAAGGAAGCGGTCAAGGACGACGCCTCGCGCCGTCATTGA
- a CDS encoding sensor histidine kinase has translation MSRYPSNAPGLLAGGEIFDALPDAWLVLDEDAQVVAVNRAYLKLLGSEREAVVGRSVYDINQVGSREQREERRRWLHAVLAHLAPGEARLSPPIRYDLDPHRDGRLQTRYWQVRARLLEAGDNRRLYGLCVLDITDGMEAAGRDQRERAKLRSQARLRQVLMEEATAQLRTQQERFQQALAFANVGAIELETATGELICNVQLKALLGLDPDAVLTKTRLFEECIDEAHRARVQDAFDETLRTGTPIEVDFLVTLPGGAPRWILLRAAGQAHRDGVGASIAGLALDITARKESELQHVAIAQAERQARRQSEEATRAMDHFVTAVSHELRSPLGAILSWATLLQRTSDTAHMMRAGTVIERNARQLALMVDDLLDSGAIATGKLSVQLAPVDLGALTGNVAEDMRVSIEAKGLCLVADELSSCIVMADEARIRQVIWNLLTNATKFCVEGRVTVAVQTDGGEALLMVRDTGRGIAPEALERIFERFHQEDGGGRASGLGLGLWLARNIVQLHGGTITAHSEGRGCGATFWIRLPLYR, from the coding sequence ATGTCGCGCTATCCGTCTAATGCGCCGGGTCTCCTCGCGGGCGGGGAGATCTTCGATGCGCTGCCCGACGCCTGGCTCGTGCTCGACGAAGACGCCCAGGTGGTCGCGGTGAACCGCGCGTACCTGAAGCTGCTCGGGAGCGAACGCGAGGCCGTGGTGGGCCGCTCGGTGTACGACATCAATCAGGTGGGCTCGCGCGAGCAGCGTGAAGAGCGCCGCCGCTGGCTGCATGCCGTGCTCGCGCATCTCGCGCCGGGCGAGGCGCGCCTGTCGCCGCCCATTCGCTACGACCTCGATCCGCACCGCGACGGGCGCCTGCAAACGCGCTACTGGCAGGTGCGCGCCCGGCTGCTGGAAGCCGGCGACAACCGGCGGCTCTACGGCCTGTGCGTGCTCGACATCACGGACGGCATGGAAGCGGCCGGGCGCGACCAGCGCGAGCGGGCCAAGCTGCGCTCGCAGGCGCGGCTGCGCCAGGTGCTGATGGAAGAAGCGACGGCGCAGTTGCGCACGCAGCAGGAGCGCTTCCAGCAGGCGCTGGCGTTTGCGAACGTCGGCGCCATCGAACTGGAAACGGCTACCGGCGAGCTGATCTGCAACGTGCAGTTGAAGGCGCTGCTCGGGCTCGACCCCGACGCTGTGCTCACCAAAACGCGTCTCTTCGAAGAATGCATCGACGAGGCGCATCGCGCGCGCGTGCAGGACGCATTCGACGAAACGCTGCGCACGGGCACGCCGATCGAAGTGGACTTTCTCGTGACGCTGCCGGGCGGCGCGCCGCGCTGGATTCTGCTGCGCGCCGCGGGCCAGGCGCATCGCGACGGCGTGGGCGCCTCCATCGCGGGGCTTGCGCTCGACATCACCGCGCGCAAGGAGTCGGAGCTTCAGCACGTCGCCATCGCGCAGGCCGAGCGGCAGGCGCGCCGTCAGAGCGAGGAGGCCACGCGCGCGATGGACCATTTCGTGACCGCGGTGAGCCACGAATTGCGCTCGCCGCTGGGCGCCATTCTGTCGTGGGCCACGCTTTTACAGCGCACGAGCGACACGGCCCATATGATGCGTGCGGGCACCGTGATCGAGCGCAACGCCCGCCAGCTTGCGCTGATGGTGGACGACCTGCTCGACAGCGGCGCCATTGCCACGGGCAAGCTCTCGGTGCAGCTTGCGCCTGTCGATCTGGGCGCGCTCACTGGCAACGTCGCGGAAGACATGCGCGTGAGCATCGAGGCGAAGGGGCTGTGCCTCGTCGCCGACGAACTCTCGTCGTGCATCGTGATGGCCGACGAGGCGCGCATCCGCCAGGTGATCTGGAATCTGCTCACCAACGCCACGAAGTTCTGCGTGGAGGGCCGCGTGACCGTGGCCGTGCAGACGGACGGCGGCGAGGCGCTGCTGATGGTGCGCGACACGGGCCGCGGCATTGCGCCCGAAGCGCTGGAGCGCATCTTCGAGCGCTTTCATCAGGAAGACGGCGGCGGTCGCGCGTCGGGCCTGGGGCTCGGCCTGTGGCTCGCGCGGAACATCGTGCAACTGCATGGCGGCACCATCACCGCGCACAGCGAGGGGCGCGGCTGCGGGGCAACGTTCTGGATCAGGCTGCCGCTCTATCGGTGA
- a CDS encoding aldo/keto reductase family oxidoreductase, whose amino-acid sequence MATMQLAGTFRLGDRTVNRMGYGAMQLAGPGVFGPPKDRAACIAVLREAVEAGVNHIDTSDFYGPHVTNQIIREALHPYPDDLVIVTKVGAVRNAEGAWLPALEPAQIAQGVHDNLRNLGRDVMEVVNLRVMGDVHRPSEGSIEKQVTALAELQQKGLVRHIGLSNATAAQVAEAQRIAPVVCVQNHYNVVHRDDDALIDHLAAQGIAYVPFFPLGGFSPIQSTKLAQIARALDATPMQAALAWLLHRAPNVLLIPGTSSVGHLRENLKAAQLELSSEVLAEMDAIRTEAQ is encoded by the coding sequence ATGGCTACGATGCAACTTGCCGGCACCTTCCGGCTGGGCGATCGCACCGTGAACCGCATGGGCTACGGCGCCATGCAACTGGCCGGCCCCGGCGTGTTCGGACCGCCGAAAGACCGCGCGGCCTGCATCGCGGTGCTGCGCGAAGCCGTGGAAGCCGGCGTGAATCACATCGACACGAGCGACTTCTACGGCCCGCACGTCACGAACCAGATCATTCGCGAAGCGTTGCATCCGTACCCGGACGATCTCGTGATCGTCACCAAGGTCGGCGCCGTGCGCAACGCGGAGGGCGCGTGGCTGCCCGCCCTGGAACCCGCGCAGATCGCTCAGGGCGTGCACGACAATCTGCGCAATCTTGGCCGCGACGTCATGGAAGTCGTGAACCTGCGCGTCATGGGCGACGTCCATCGCCCGTCGGAAGGATCGATCGAAAAGCAGGTGACGGCACTCGCGGAGCTTCAGCAGAAAGGGCTCGTGCGCCACATTGGCCTCAGCAATGCGACCGCGGCGCAGGTGGCCGAAGCGCAGCGCATCGCGCCCGTGGTGTGCGTGCAGAACCACTACAACGTGGTCCACCGCGACGACGACGCGCTCATCGACCACCTCGCCGCACAGGGCATCGCCTACGTGCCGTTCTTTCCGCTGGGCGGCTTTTCGCCGATCCAGTCGACCAAGCTCGCGCAGATCGCCCGCGCGCTGGACGCCACGCCCATGCAGGCCGCGCTGGCCTGGCTGCTGCATCGCGCGCCGAACGTCCTGCTCATTCCGGGGACGTCGTCCGTCGGGCATCTGCGCGAAAACCTGAAGGCGGCGCAGCTCGAATTGAGCAGCGAGGTGCTGGCCGAAATGGACGCCATCCGCACCGAGGCGCAATAA
- a CDS encoding aldose epimerase family protein: MAAFVFAACAACGTHAAQAAEVVLTQAPYGTAKSGAAVTQYTLSNAHGVTLKVINYGAIVTELDAPDRHGALADIVLGFGSLADYEAYNGNIHFGATIGRYANRIAHGRFTLDGRTWTLPVNDGPNTLHGGPNSFDTKLWTTVATRGDATHASVTLRYVSPDGENGFPGTLTVDVTYTLSSDDTVRIDYRATTDKDTVVNLTNHSYFNLAGEASGNVEQQMIEIAAQRYTPTDATSIPTGQLSPVQGTPLDVRTLTPIGAHLRDAFGQLKIARGYDQNWVLDNGGRTEPGFAARAYDPASGRVLDVYTTQPGLQFYTSNSLDGSAVGRSGTMYRQTDAFALEAQHFPDSPNEPAFPSTELRPGETLHEVTLWKLGVR, translated from the coding sequence GTGGCCGCGTTCGTCTTCGCCGCGTGCGCCGCATGCGGCACGCACGCCGCACAGGCCGCTGAAGTTGTGCTCACTCAGGCGCCGTACGGCACCGCGAAGTCCGGCGCGGCGGTGACTCAATACACGTTGAGCAACGCGCATGGCGTGACGCTGAAAGTGATCAACTACGGCGCCATCGTGACCGAACTCGATGCGCCGGACCGCCACGGCGCGCTCGCCGACATCGTGCTGGGCTTCGGCTCGCTTGCCGATTACGAGGCCTACAACGGCAACATCCACTTCGGCGCGACCATTGGCCGATACGCGAACCGCATCGCGCACGGCCGCTTCACGCTCGACGGACGCACGTGGACGCTGCCCGTCAACGACGGCCCCAACACGCTGCACGGCGGCCCGAACAGCTTCGACACGAAGCTGTGGACCACCGTCGCGACACGTGGCGACGCCACGCATGCGAGCGTGACGCTGCGCTATGTGAGCCCGGACGGCGAAAACGGCTTTCCGGGCACGCTTACGGTGGACGTCACCTACACGCTGTCGAGCGACGATACGGTGCGCATCGACTATCGCGCGACGACGGACAAGGACACCGTGGTCAACCTGACGAACCACAGCTACTTCAATCTGGCGGGCGAGGCGTCGGGCAACGTCGAGCAGCAGATGATCGAGATCGCGGCGCAACGCTATACACCCACGGACGCCACCTCCATTCCCACCGGCCAACTGAGCCCCGTGCAAGGCACGCCGCTGGATGTGCGCACGCTCACGCCCATCGGCGCGCATCTGCGCGATGCGTTCGGCCAGCTGAAAATCGCGCGCGGCTACGACCAGAACTGGGTGCTGGACAACGGCGGCCGCACGGAGCCCGGCTTTGCGGCGCGCGCCTACGACCCCGCTTCGGGCCGCGTGCTCGACGTCTACACGACGCAGCCCGGCTTGCAGTTCTATACGTCGAACAGCCTGGACGGCAGCGCGGTGGGCCGCTCCGGCACGATGTACCGACAGACGGACGCTTTCGCGCTGGAAGCCCAGCACTTTCCCGACTCGCCTAACGAGCCCGCGTTTCCTTCCACCGAGTTGCGGCCCGGCGAAACGCTGCACGAGGTGACGCTGTGGAAGCTGGGCGTGCGGTGA
- a CDS encoding flavin reductase family protein yields the protein MSHFQPVALEHASRLINHGPTVLVTSADGSRRNVMAAAWSMPVEFTPPRIAVVIDKHTFTRELAMASGTFGICVPGAAFIDHTYAVGSSSGREMDKFAKYGIETVQGPVLGLPLVETGCAAWMECRLIREPHTEDAYDTCFGEVVAAAADSRVFANGHWNFDGSNAGLHTLHHLGAGIFVPVSNQVRAKPL from the coding sequence ATGAGCCACTTCCAACCCGTCGCACTCGAACATGCCAGCCGCCTCATCAACCACGGCCCCACGGTGCTCGTCACGAGCGCCGACGGCAGCCGGCGCAACGTGATGGCCGCGGCCTGGTCGATGCCCGTGGAATTCACGCCGCCGCGCATCGCCGTGGTGATCGACAAGCACACCTTCACGCGCGAACTCGCCATGGCGAGCGGCACCTTCGGCATCTGCGTGCCGGGTGCGGCCTTCATCGACCACACGTATGCGGTGGGTTCGTCGAGCGGGCGCGAGATGGACAAATTCGCGAAGTACGGCATCGAAACCGTGCAGGGGCCGGTGCTGGGACTGCCGCTCGTCGAAACGGGCTGCGCCGCGTGGATGGAGTGCCGCCTGATTCGCGAGCCGCATACCGAAGACGCTTACGACACCTGCTTTGGCGAAGTGGTTGCGGCAGCAGCGGACAGCCGCGTGTTCGCGAACGGCCATTGGAACTTCGACGGATCGAATGCCGGGCTGCACACCCTCCACCACCTGGGCGCGGGGATCTTCGTGCCGGTCTCGAATCAGGTGAGGGCGAAGCCGTTGTGA
- a CDS encoding glutathione S-transferase family protein: MSPTPAASRPRQPIRLHTTRLSGHGHRVQLFLTMLDLPFEVVEVNMKAGDNRRPEFLALNPFGQVPVIEDGETVLFDSNAILVYLAKRYGDASWLPDDPHGAAAVQRWLSLAAGPIAYGPCAARLVTVFGAPLDHAFTQRVAVKLFDVIEGEFASKRFAAGDTPTIADIAAYAYIAHAPEGGISLDPYPNLRAWLRRIEALPRFVPMPQTKAGLLAE, from the coding sequence ATGTCCCCCACGCCTGCCGCTTCGCGCCCGCGCCAACCCATTCGTCTTCACACCACCCGCCTGTCCGGCCACGGCCACCGTGTGCAGCTGTTTCTCACGATGCTCGATCTGCCGTTCGAAGTGGTCGAGGTGAACATGAAGGCCGGCGACAACCGCCGTCCCGAGTTTCTCGCGCTCAATCCGTTCGGCCAGGTGCCCGTGATCGAAGACGGCGAGACCGTGCTGTTCGATTCGAATGCGATTCTCGTCTATCTCGCGAAGCGTTACGGCGACGCGTCGTGGTTGCCCGACGACCCGCACGGCGCCGCGGCCGTGCAGCGCTGGCTCTCGCTCGCCGCGGGGCCTATCGCCTACGGTCCGTGCGCGGCGCGGCTCGTCACCGTGTTCGGCGCGCCGCTCGACCACGCCTTCACGCAACGCGTGGCCGTGAAGCTCTTCGACGTGATCGAAGGTGAGTTCGCGAGCAAGCGCTTCGCCGCGGGCGACACGCCGACCATCGCGGACATCGCCGCCTACGCCTACATCGCGCACGCGCCGGAAGGCGGCATCTCGCTCGATCCGTATCCGAACCTGCGCGCGTGGCTGCGCCGCATCGAAGCGTTGCCGCGCTTCGTGCCGATGCCGCAGACGAAGGCCGGGCTGCTGGCGGAATAA
- a CDS encoding LysR family transcriptional regulator, which translates to MADVRDVNLNRLAIFAAVVEAGSLTAAAGRLGLAKTMVSTHMQRLEAEVGASLLVRTTRRLNVTDAGRAFYEASVAILRTANEALAAVSGGTGPLRGTLRVSAPVDYGSVVVVPALAELRAANPELDVELLCNDRVIDLVAENVDVAVRLGRLADSNYRAARVDGYERWLVASPEWIAAWGAPRTPEALADKPYVARPVPGRPQALELVNARGDKRSVRCKRAFTTDTAPAARAAALAGVGFGYLTDFSIAADVEAGRLVRLLPAWRSPAAGVHVVYPSTSHPSPKVRALIDALKTRPRHPF; encoded by the coding sequence ATGGCCGACGTACGCGACGTGAATCTGAACCGGCTGGCGATCTTCGCTGCCGTGGTGGAGGCGGGGTCCCTGACGGCGGCGGCCGGGCGGCTGGGTCTCGCGAAAACGATGGTCAGTACGCACATGCAGCGGCTGGAAGCGGAGGTGGGCGCGAGCCTGCTGGTGCGCACCACGCGGCGCCTCAACGTAACCGACGCCGGCCGCGCGTTCTACGAGGCGAGCGTGGCAATTCTGCGCACCGCGAACGAGGCGCTCGCGGCCGTCTCAGGCGGCACGGGGCCGTTGCGCGGCACGCTGCGCGTGAGTGCGCCGGTGGACTACGGGTCGGTCGTGGTGGTGCCCGCGCTCGCCGAGTTGCGCGCGGCGAATCCCGAACTCGATGTCGAACTGCTCTGCAACGACCGCGTGATCGATCTCGTGGCGGAAAACGTGGATGTGGCGGTGCGGTTGGGGCGCCTCGCCGATTCGAACTATCGCGCCGCCAGGGTGGACGGCTACGAACGGTGGCTCGTGGCGAGCCCCGAATGGATCGCGGCATGGGGCGCGCCGCGCACGCCCGAGGCGCTTGCAGACAAGCCCTACGTGGCGCGTCCCGTGCCGGGACGTCCGCAGGCGCTGGAACTCGTCAACGCGCGCGGCGACAAACGCAGCGTGCGCTGCAAGCGCGCGTTCACCACCGACACCGCGCCGGCCGCCCGCGCCGCTGCGCTCGCGGGCGTGGGCTTCGGCTACCTCACGGACTTTTCCATTGCCGCCGACGTGGAAGCGGGCCGCCTCGTGCGTCTCTTGCCCGCGTGGCGCTCGCCAGCAGCGGGCGTGCACGTCGTTTATCCTTCCACGAGCCATCCGTCGCCCAAGGTGCGGGCCTTGATCGATGCGCTCAAGACCCGTCCAAGGCATCCGTTCTGA
- a CDS encoding LysR family transcriptional regulator produces MEMNDLAAFVAVARAGGFRDAARVSGVSASSLSTAVRRLEAKLGLRLLNRTTRSVAPTEAGQRLIEKLTPLFAEMEAALDVLNGFRDKPAGTLKLNVPSSAAHIVLPGVIPPFLQAYPGIRVEVVVEDGFVDVLEVGCDAGIRYDERLEQDMIAVPIGPRVERFATAATPAYLDLHGRPEHPRELLGHVCLRGQFAGGAMAMWTFERDGEVVRLDPPGTLVVRPAAAMDLVVSTALAGVGVVHLFEDMLRPHLESGALEPILEPWWQRFSGPFLYYPGYRHVPAPLRAFIDFLKRGEAPATTAPAARQSTAKHPAAAQTTMKTAVKTARRTPPRTT; encoded by the coding sequence ATGGAAATGAACGATCTGGCCGCCTTCGTCGCCGTCGCCCGCGCGGGCGGCTTTCGCGACGCGGCGCGCGTGAGCGGCGTGTCGGCGTCCAGCCTGAGCACGGCGGTGCGGCGCCTCGAGGCGAAGCTGGGTCTGCGCCTGCTCAACCGCACCACGCGCAGCGTGGCGCCCACCGAGGCGGGCCAGCGTCTCATCGAAAAGCTCACGCCGCTGTTTGCGGAAATGGAAGCCGCGCTCGACGTGCTGAACGGCTTTCGCGACAAGCCCGCGGGCACGTTGAAGCTCAACGTGCCCTCCAGTGCCGCGCACATCGTGCTGCCCGGCGTGATTCCGCCGTTCTTGCAGGCGTATCCCGGCATCCGCGTGGAAGTGGTGGTGGAAGACGGTTTCGTCGACGTGCTCGAAGTGGGCTGCGACGCCGGCATCCGCTACGACGAGCGGCTCGAACAGGACATGATCGCGGTGCCCATCGGCCCGCGCGTGGAGCGCTTCGCGACCGCCGCGACGCCCGCTTACCTCGATCTGCACGGACGCCCCGAGCATCCGCGCGAGCTGCTCGGCCACGTATGTCTGCGCGGCCAGTTCGCGGGCGGCGCGATGGCCATGTGGACCTTCGAGCGCGACGGGGAAGTGGTGCGGCTCGACCCGCCCGGCACGCTGGTGGTGCGGCCCGCGGCGGCGATGGACCTCGTGGTGAGCACGGCGCTCGCGGGCGTGGGCGTGGTGCACCTGTTCGAAGACATGCTGCGGCCCCACCTGGAAAGCGGCGCGCTGGAGCCGATCCTGGAGCCATGGTGGCAGCGGTTTTCGGGGCCGTTCCTGTACTACCCGGGCTACCGCCACGTGCCCGCGCCGTTGCGGGCGTTCATCGATTTTCTGAAGCGCGGCGAGGCGCCCGCCACGACAGCGCCGGCCGCCAGGCAATCAACCGCTAAGCACCCGGCTGCGGCGCAAACGACGATGAAAACGGCGGTGAAAACTGCGCGGCGTACTCCACCGCGGACCACCTGA
- a CDS encoding pyridoxamine 5'-phosphate oxidase family protein, translating into MSDLSTLPPSVSQNEPRADWPFHAGELEAQRRADPGSDGNSGGTRGIRTYLPEQHRAFYAELPFMVLGALDANAQLWATLRVGAPGFVSSPDPHTLRVAGRTLPGDPLADAFKPGAAVGGLGIQFATRRRNRVNGIVTAASDDAFTLHVSQSFGNCPKYIQRREPLPLPPQLSLSRDGSAHAAAPQRIATTLDDADRALIANADTFFIASANLADDAGPARGVDVSHRGGLPGFVRVDDARTLTAPDFKGNRYFNTLGNLIRHPRAGLLFIDFERGDLLYLAVQAEVIWSGPELDAFAGAERLVRFHIEEVRRSAGVVPFRWSAVEYAAQFSPPFSSSFAPQPGA; encoded by the coding sequence ATGTCCGACCTTTCGACCTTGCCGCCGTCGGTCTCGCAGAACGAGCCGCGTGCCGACTGGCCGTTCCACGCCGGCGAACTCGAAGCGCAACGGCGCGCGGACCCAGGCAGCGACGGCAACAGCGGCGGCACGCGCGGCATCCGCACCTACCTGCCGGAGCAGCATCGCGCGTTCTACGCGGAGTTGCCGTTCATGGTGCTGGGCGCACTCGATGCAAACGCGCAGCTCTGGGCAACGCTGCGCGTGGGCGCACCCGGCTTCGTTTCGTCGCCGGACCCGCACACGCTGCGCGTCGCGGGCCGGACGTTGCCCGGCGATCCGCTCGCGGATGCATTCAAACCAGGCGCGGCCGTGGGCGGCCTCGGCATCCAGTTCGCGACACGCCGACGCAATCGCGTGAACGGCATCGTCACCGCCGCGAGCGACGACGCTTTCACGCTGCACGTGAGCCAGAGCTTCGGCAATTGCCCCAAGTACATCCAGCGCCGCGAGCCGCTGCCGTTGCCACCGCAGTTATCCCTTTCGCGCGATGGGTCCGCGCATGCCGCGGCACCGCAGCGCATCGCCACCACGCTCGACGACGCCGACCGCGCACTGATCGCCAACGCCGACACGTTCTTCATCGCGAGTGCCAACCTGGCCGACGACGCCGGGCCGGCGCGCGGCGTGGACGTCTCGCATCGCGGCGGCCTGCCGGGCTTCGTGCGCGTGGACGACGCCCGCACGCTCACCGCGCCCGACTTCAAGGGCAACCGCTACTTCAACACGCTCGGCAATCTGATCCGCCATCCGCGCGCGGGGCTTCTTTTCATCGACTTCGAACGCGGCGACCTGCTTTATCTGGCCGTGCAGGCCGAGGTGATCTGGAGCGGCCCGGAACTCGACGCCTTCGCGGGCGCCGAGCGGCTCGTGCGATTCCACATCGAAGAGGTGCGGCGCAGCGCGGGCGTGGTGCCGTTCAGGTGGTCCGCGGTGGAGTACGCCGCGCAGTTTTCACCGCCGTTTTCATCGTCGTTTGCGCCGCAGCCGGGTGCTTAG
- a CDS encoding response regulator translates to MATLLLVDDDRNFLRALRLVFELDGYRVLTAHDGADAWALATAERPGAIVTDLMMPGIDGLELCRRLKAEWSTLRIPIVMLTATFPLPARGDRPWDVLLSKPVSAALLRRVVDSLTGGNAGDKTAAPEAHTHGRESASAPKRDLMER, encoded by the coding sequence ATGGCTACGCTGCTGCTTGTGGACGACGACCGGAATTTCCTGCGCGCGCTGCGGCTCGTATTCGAGCTGGACGGCTACCGCGTGCTGACCGCGCACGACGGTGCCGACGCCTGGGCGCTCGCCACGGCCGAGCGGCCGGGCGCCATCGTCACGGACCTGATGATGCCGGGCATCGACGGGCTGGAGCTATGCCGCCGCCTGAAAGCCGAATGGAGCACGCTGCGCATTCCCATCGTCATGCTGACTGCCACGTTCCCGCTGCCCGCGCGCGGCGACCGTCCGTGGGACGTGCTGCTCAGCAAGCCGGTCTCGGCCGCGCTGCTGCGGCGTGTGGTGGACTCGCTGACGGGCGGCAACGCAGGCGACAAAACCGCCGCACCTGAGGCGCACACGCATGGACGCGAGTCCGCGTCGGCGCCGAAGCGCGACTTGATGGAGCGATAG